The Anastrepha ludens isolate Willacy chromosome 2, idAnaLude1.1, whole genome shotgun sequence genome contains a region encoding:
- the LOC128871969 gene encoding outer dense fiber protein 3-like protein 2 has translation MSKRPLGPGPGAYMLPPTVGYENHDNRKQRMPQYSFGTRSYRHEKLLGPGAGAYKVDTLTRYGVSTSNQFTIQGRTYVKEKNIGPGPGAHDVHLKPFFKGTDAPAYSMSWRNAYAFKSSTPGPNVYGVDVSPIKQAFPAYSMGIRCGLTGKAISPGPAAYGAGNLSVKLPRSPEFSISGRNPYSFKKIGPGPNNYNLIYYRPGKSGQAYSFGIRHHDFAPPMIVKCDNM, from the exons ATGAGTAAAAGACCTTTAG GCCCCGGACCCGGTGCTTACATGTTACCGCCCACTGTCGGCTATGAGAATCATGATAATCGAAAACAACGTATGCCGCAGTATTCATTCGGTACACGCTCGTATAGGCACGAGAAACTACTGGGACCAGGAGCCGGAGCCTACAAGGTAGATACTTTGACGCGTTATGGCGTAAGTACTAGCAATCAATTTACAATCCAAGGCAGAACGTATGTGAAAG AAAAGAACATTGGTCCAGGTCCGGGTGCACACGACGTGCATCTAAAACCATTCTTCAAGGGCACCGATGCGCCAGCTTACTCAATGTCTTGGCGTAATGCCTATGCTTTCAAAAGCTCTACACCTGGGCCTAATGTGTATGGTGTAGATGTGTCACCAATTAAGCAAGCATTTCCAGCCTACAGCAT GGGCATCCGATGCGGTTTAACTGGCAAAGCTATATCACCTGGACCAGCGGCTTATGGTGCTGGAAATTTATCGGTGAAACTACCTCGTAGCCCTGAATTTTCAATTTCCGGCCGTAATCCGTActcattcaaaaaaattggacctggtcCAAACAATTATAATCTCATATATTACCGTCCCGGCAAATCAGGGCAAGCATATTCCTTCGGTATACGTCACCACGACTTTGCGCCTCCAATGATTGTTAAATGTGATAACATGTAG